In Acinetobacter wanghuae, the sequence GCCAATGGCTTTAGGACGATTTAAATAAGACTTGGCTGTGCTCACATGGCTCATGCTGCAACTTCCATAAAAATAGAGATATTGAACATTATGTGAATAGAGTCACCTTTTCCCTATGGCAAAAATGCTGCGTTGATAGGCAAAAAGATTCAATTTAATTCTGTTTCATGATTTTTAGCTGCTGAAATACGCGTCGAATCGATGATGAATTCTTATTTTTATGATTATCCATAACGCTCCTCTACAAAGAAGCAATTAGTGAAAAACCCGCCGAGGCGGGTTTTAAAAAGTTGAATCAGATGTATTAGATATCTAAATAATCCAAGATACCTTCAGCTGCTTGGCGACCTTCCCAAATCGCAGTCACCACAAGATCTGAACCGCGCACCATATCACCACCGGCGAAAATCTTCGGATTTGAGGTTTGGAATTTATATTGTTGCTGCTCTGCTGCAACCACACGTCCAGAGCCATCAAGATTAATGTTCGCACCGCCAAACCACTCGGCTGGACTGGTACGGAAACCAAATGCCAGTAACACAGCATCCGCAGGTAGAATTTCTTCAGAACCCGGAATAGGTTCAGGGCTACGACGACCACGACTGTCAGGCTCACCCAACTGTGTGGTAATGACTTTCACGCCTGTGACTTTGCCATTTTCACCGACAATTTCGATCGGTTGACGGTTGAATTGGAATTCAACCCCTTCTTCCTTGGCATTTTTGACTTCACGACGCGAACCTGGCATGTTTTCTTCGTCACGGCGGTAAGCACAAGTGACAGACGTTGCACCTTGACGAATGGAAGTACGGTTACAGTCCATCGCGGTATCACCACCACCTAGCACAATCACTTTTTTACCTTCAACAGAAATGTATTCTGATGGATCTTTTTCCCAACCTTGCGTACGGTTGACATTGGCAATCAAGAAATCAAGTGCATCATAAACACCGTCTAAGTCTTCACCTGCAAAGCCACCTTTCATATAGGTATATGTACCCATACCCATAAACACGGCATCATAATCTGCAAGCAATTGCTCGATGGTGATATCTGTGCCAATTTCAGTATTCAGACGGAATTCAACCCCCATGCCTGAGAAAATCTCACGACGGCGTTTCATTACGTCTTTTTCCATTTTGAATTCTGGAATACCAAACGTCAGTAAGCCGCCAATTTCAGGACGTTTATCAAATACGACGGGTTTTACTCCTGCACGGACCAAAATATCCGCACAGCCAAGACCTGCAGGCCCTGCACCGATAATTGCGACTTTTTTATCAGTCCATTTCACGCCTGACATATCTGGACGCCAGCCCAATGCGAAAGCAGTATCATTAATATATTTTTCAGCATTACCAATCGTCACAGCACCAAAGCCATCGTTCAAGGTACATGCACCTTCACATAAACGATCTTGTGGACACACACGACCACAGACTTCAGGCAAGGTATTGGTTTGATGGCACAATTCAGCCGCTTGGAATAAACGACCCTCAGATACCAGTTTTAACCAGTTTGGAATGTAGTTATGAACTGGGCATTTCCATTCGCAATAGGGATTACCACAACCCAAACAACGATGGGTTTGATTTGCTGCAATTTCCGCTGTAAACGGTTTATAAATTTCCACAAACTCTGCTTTGCGGACATCAATCTCTTTTTTCTCTGGATCTTGGCGTGCTACATCCAGGAATTGAAAGTCATTATTCAGGCGTTCAGCCATGTCTCTCTCCGTGGGTAGATGTAAGGTCTCGCTGCCTTACATCTGCCTTCATTTCTGCAGTAGTGGAATTATTGTGGATCAGCTTGAGTGGTTTTTAACAGCGTTTGTAAGTTCGCGGCTTTTGGTTTCACCAACCAGAACTTACGACTGTAGAAATCAAACTCGTTGCGGATTTTGTACGCCCAAGCACTACCTGTTTCTTGAATATGTTCATCTAAGATACGACCCAAGAACGATTTATGTTCTTCCATCGCTTCTGTCGAAATACGATTCAGCTCAATCAATTCATGGTTGTAATGATCGACAAAGTCATTATCTAAATCAAGTACATAAGCAAAACCGCCTGTCATACCTGCACCGAAGTTATGTCCAACTTTACCGAGCACAGTCACAATACCACCGGTCATATATTCACAGCAATGGTCGCCTGCACCTTCAATCACCGCGAAAGCACCTGAGTTACGTACTGCAAAACGTTCGCCTGCAGTTCCAGCAGCAAAGAGCTTACCGCCTGTTGCACCATACAAGCATGTGTTCCCAATAATTGCCGTATTTTGAGTTTGGAACGGTGAACCTTTTGGTGGGAAGATTGAAATTCTTCCGCCTGCCATACCTTTACCCACATAGTCATTGGCATCGCCTTCAAGTTTGATATGCAAACCACCTGCATTCCAAACCCCGAGCGACTGACCTGCTGTACCATTCAAATTCACTTTGACTGGATGGGCTTCCATGCTCAAGTTGCCATAACGACGTGCAATTTCACCTGAAAGGCGCGCACCAATTGAACGGTCACAGTTACCAATGCTGAAGTAGTATTCACCACCGGTGCCTTCTTCAATGGCAGGTAAAATTTCAGCCACCATTTTTTCAGCCAACACGCCTTTATCAAACGGTGCATTGCCTTCTACTTGGCAATACTGTGCTTTACCTTCCGCAGCAGGATGCGACTCAAGGAGTTTACTTAAATCTAAATGCCCATGCTTTTCAGTTTCACCCGGTAAAACTTCAAGTAAATCGGTACGACCAATCAAATCTTTTAAGCTTGATACACCAAGTGCTGCCAACCATTCACGGGTTTCTTCCGCAATAAAGGTGAAGAAGTTAATCAGCATTTGTGGCTCGCCAATGTAATGCTCTTGACGAAGATGATCTTGCTGCGTTGCGACACCAGTTGCACAGTTATTTAAGTGACAGATGCGTAGATATTTACAACCGAGTGCAATCATTGGCGTTGAGCCAAAGCCAAAGCTTTCAGCACCCAAAATCGCAGCTTTCACCACATCTAGACCCGTTTTCAAACCGCCATCGGTTTGTACACGGACTTTGCCACGCAAGTCATTCACACGAAGTGCTTGATGTGCTTCGCTTAAACCCAATTCCCACGGTGAACCCGCATGGTGAATTGAGGATAACGGAGATGCTGCTGTACCACCGTCATAACCTGAAATGGTAATAAAGTCAGCATAGGCTTTTGCCACACCGGCAGCAATCGTCCCCACACCCGGTTCAGATACGAGTTTTACCGACACCATCGCTTGAGGATTGACTTGTTTTAAGTCAAAGATCAATTGTGATAAATCTTCAATCGAATAAATATCATGATGCGGTGGTGGTGAAATTAAAGTTACGCCCGGTACTGAGTAACGTAAACGTGCAATTAAGCCATTCACTTTACCACCTGGCAACTGACCACCTTCACCCGGTTTTGCACCTTGCGCGACTTTAATCTGCAATACTTCAGCAGAAGTTAAGTACGCTGGTGTTACACCGAAACGACCCGATGCAATTTGTTTAATTTTCGAGTTACGAATCGTGCCGTAACGCGCAGGATCTTCGCCGCCCTCACCTGAATTTGAACGACCACCAATGGTGTTCATGGCAATTGCAATCGCTTCATGCGCTTCTGGTGACAATGCACCGAGAGACATACCCGCAGAGTCAAAACGTGGCAGAATATCTTCTACAGATTCGACTTGCTCAACTGGAATTGAATTCTCAGTTTTAAGTTTAAATAGATCACGAATCGTCGCGATTGGACGGGTATTCACCAACTCTGCATATTCTTTAAAGTCAGCGTAGTTACCTGAACGCACGGCTTTGTGTAGCGAATTAATCACATCTGGGTTAAATGCGTGATATTCCTTACCGAACACAAATTTCAGCAAACCACCTTGATCAATCGGCTTACGATTTTTCCACGCAATATCTGCCAATTGTTTTTGATCATTTTCAAGATCTACAAAAGTTGCGCCTTGAATACGACTTGGTACACCTGCAAAACATGTATCAACCACTTCATTGGATAAACCAACAGCTTCGAAAAGCTGACCGCCACGATACGAAGCAACCGTTGAAATACCCATTTTTGATAAGACTTTGAGTAAGCCTTTTTCAATGCCTTTACGGAAATTATTTTGGGCATAAATTGGGTCACCCAATAACTCGCCTTTTGCGATTAAATCATTAATCACATCATAGGCAAGATATGGATAGATTGCTGTTGCACCAAAGCCAAGTAAGACCGCAAATTGATGCGCATCGCGGGCAAAGCCTGTTTCAATCACTAAGTTTGCGTCGGTACGTAAACCTGCATTCATCAAATGATGATGAACTGCACCTGTCACCATAAAGGCATTGGCAGGCAAGTAACCTTCACGAATTTTTTTATCAGACAGTACTAATAGAGTTTTGCCATCACGAATCGCTTGCGCGGATTCTTCACAAATACGTGTAATTGCGGCTTGCAGACCTTCAGTTTCCGCATAGTTCAGATCAATATCGGCAATTTCATAACCCGCCCGACCCAAAGTACGAATCTGATGCATTTTTGAATTAGACAAGACTGGGCTAGAAACAATTAAGCGATCTGCGTGTTCAGGACCTTGTTCAAACACATTCTGTTCACGACCAAAACAGGTTTCCAACGACATCACAATCGATTCACGTAATGGATCGATCGGTGGATTGGTTACCTGTGCAAACTGCTGACGGAAGTAATCGGATACATGACGTACTTGACGAGATAACACCGCCATTGGCGTATCATCCCCCATTGAACCAACCGCTTCTTGACCACTTTCAGCAATGGGGCGTAACAATTGATCACGCTCTTCAAAGGTAACCATGAACATTTTTTGTGCCGCTTTCAAGGCGTCATTTTTTAAGCCTTGATCACATAAATATTCTTCAAGTTCTGGGCTACCTTGAACGCGCACAGAGTTCTCACGTAACCATTGACGATATGGACGCATGCGTTTGAGATGATTGCTCACATCACTGGTATCGAGTACTTTTCCAGTTTGCGTATCGACAACAAGGATCTGACCCGGACCGACACGACCTTTAGAAACGACATCTTCAGGTTCATAGCCCCAAACACCAATTTCAGATGCGAGGGTGATGTAACCATTTTTGGTAATCACCCAGCGCGCAGGACGTAAACCATTACGATCGAGCATACAAATGGCATGTCGACCATCTTGAATCACAAGTCCAGCAGGACCATCCCACGCTTCCATATGCTTAGAGTTAAATTCGTAGAATGCACGTAAATCTGCATCTAAAGTTTCGACATTTTGCCATGCAGGTGGCACGAGCATACGCAGTGCACGGAATAAATCCATGCCACCACCGACCAAAATCTCAAGCATATTGTCTAAGCTCGATGAATCCGAACCGGTACGGTTGACGATTGGATTCAGCTCAGTTAAACCTGGCAATAATGGGTTTTCAAATTTTGGTGTACGTGCGACTGCCCAATTACGGTTTGCTGTAATGGTATTGATTTCACCATTGTGCGCGACATAGCGGAATGGTTGCGCTAAAGGCCAACGCGGCAAAGTATTGGTCGAGAAACGTTGATGGAACACGACAATATGCGATTCTAAACGCTCATCCGCCAGATCTGTATAGAAGTCAGCAATGGCTGCTGGCATCATCAAACCTTTATAGCTAATCACTGTTGAACATAAAGTGGTGACATAAAAAGAAGCATCATTCACCAATAATTGTTCTGCACGACGGCGTGCCATGAACAACTTACGGTTAAATTCAACTTCAGTCACCCCAATTGGGCAATTCACAATAATTTGTTCAAATGCAGGTAAAGATTGCATCGCGATTGAACCCAATGCATCGTTATTGGTTGGCACGACACGCCAAGCAATAACTTTACAGCCTTCCGCTTCAATTTCTTTCGCAAGTACTTGCTTTGCATGTGCTGCAACAGCAGGATCTAAACTTAAAAATACCGTACCGACAGCAAATACTTCACTGAGGGTAATATCACTCAGTCGTTTCGCTTCTTCACGGAAAAATGCTTTTGGCATCGCCAATAAAAGACCACAACCATCTCCGGTTTTGCCATCTGCGGCAATACCACCACGGTGGGTCATACAACTTAAACTATGAATCGCGGTCTTGACCAAGTGATGGCTTGCATCACCTTGCATGTGGGCAATTAAGCCAAAACCACAGTTATCTTTAAACTCATCGGGTTGATATAAACCTTGAGTGGGAGCTACATTGTTCGGCGATGGCATGTGCATAGCGTACCCTTCTTTTTACAAAGCCCTAAAGGGCAATAAAACAATAGAAATTTTTCTTTGAAATGGTGTGTACAGTGACTCGCAGGAATTCTCAACGAGCAAAAATCATCATGATGGTATTTGACCGAGCTGTTGCAGTTTAAATCGCATAATTATTCAACCTTATTTTGATTGGTTTATACGCAGTATACTCAACAAAACAGACAATTCACCCCCAATATTGAATGATTTTTGCGCCAAAATAGGGAGATTCATTCATTTCATGCACCAATAAAGCAAATTTTGTGCCAACTTAAGCACTATTATTTATAGGGCTTGCTAGCCCATGCATTTGTGATGCTCAATATTATTATTCTTCATCTTTGATAGAAAATTGCACCAAATAGGCACACTTATTTTTTAAGCAAAGTAATGTGTGCGCTATTTTAGATCTTATTAATTAAATGGATCATGAATCTCAGTCGGTTGTACACGATTATGATGAGGTTGCGGCTTAGCCACTGGCGTTTCTACTGTTGTTTCAGATTGCTGCACATCGACGACATTTCCGCCTTCATCACGGCGAGTAATCGTGGTCTTGGTTGAAGGGGTGCGTACGATATTGGCTTGAGCTGCTTGTTGAGCACGTTTCGCTGCGAGTGCTTCATCCACTTGAGGTAAGGGTACATTTTTCAGTACCACTTCATATTTTTTCTGATTGGTCGTCAGTTCATCAGAACCTAAATTATCGACGAGTTTTTCAAAACTTTTTAAAGACACCACACTCGGTTTAATCGATGCGGGCAACCCCATATTCAATGTGCTTAGATTTTGTTTTGCTTCAACTTCTGAGGAATATAAACCGTATAACAGTACATATTGTTCTGGCACATTTTCACCCGCCACACGCAAATAGACAAAATCCTTACGATCGAGTTGTTTCTTCAAAAAGCCTTTTAAAATGGCTTCATCTTTGACACGAAAGACTTCAATCGCAAATGATCTTTGATGGTCATTCACATATTTGGTGCCACGAAATTCAGCCTCATGATTGACGTTCACAACCGTACGTTTGTTCAAATTAAGCGGATGAACTTCATCATTGAGTGCACCAAGGTGGTTCATTGAAGCAACTTTCTCAGGTTGAATTTGCAATTCAACTTCAGTTTCAGCATTTTTGCTGACTTCAACAAGTTCGTCTTTATCCGTAATTGCCCAAAACACCAAGGCAACAAAAAGACAGCCCACCCCACAGACCAGCCAGAAATAATGCTGAATCTTTTGCCATGGGGTACGTAGAGCTGTCATTGAGTATTAACCTATTGCTGATTTGCTAAAATGGCGTGTTGCATGGCTTCGACATCAAAGTCTTTGGTAATGATCGCTTGACCTATTTTTTTCAATAAAATCAGGCGTAATTGACCATTCAAAACTTTTTTATCATGCGACATAAATGCCAAGAATTCATCTAATGGGATTTTAGGACAAATAATGGGTAATTGGGCACGGGAAATGATTTTTTTTGTACGTTCAAGCTCAGCTTCTGAAATCCAGCCCATACGCTGTGACAAATCAGCTGCCATGACCATGCCTGTTGCCACCGCTTCGCCATGCAACC encodes:
- a CDS encoding FAD-dependent oxidoreductase; translation: MAERLNNDFQFLDVARQDPEKKEIDVRKAEFVEIYKPFTAEIAANQTHRCLGCGNPYCEWKCPVHNYIPNWLKLVSEGRLFQAAELCHQTNTLPEVCGRVCPQDRLCEGACTLNDGFGAVTIGNAEKYINDTAFALGWRPDMSGVKWTDKKVAIIGAGPAGLGCADILVRAGVKPVVFDKRPEIGGLLTFGIPEFKMEKDVMKRRREIFSGMGVEFRLNTEIGTDITIEQLLADYDAVFMGMGTYTYMKGGFAGEDLDGVYDALDFLIANVNRTQGWEKDPSEYISVEGKKVIVLGGGDTAMDCNRTSIRQGATSVTCAYRRDEENMPGSRREVKNAKEEGVEFQFNRQPIEIVGENGKVTGVKVITTQLGEPDSRGRRSPEPIPGSEEILPADAVLLAFGFRTSPAEWFGGANINLDGSGRVVAAEQQQYKFQTSNPKIFAGGDMVRGSDLVVTAIWEGRQAAEGILDYLDI
- the gltB gene encoding glutamate synthase large subunit — encoded protein: MPSPNNVAPTQGLYQPDEFKDNCGFGLIAHMQGDASHHLVKTAIHSLSCMTHRGGIAADGKTGDGCGLLLAMPKAFFREEAKRLSDITLSEVFAVGTVFLSLDPAVAAHAKQVLAKEIEAEGCKVIAWRVVPTNNDALGSIAMQSLPAFEQIIVNCPIGVTEVEFNRKLFMARRRAEQLLVNDASFYVTTLCSTVISYKGLMMPAAIADFYTDLADERLESHIVVFHQRFSTNTLPRWPLAQPFRYVAHNGEINTITANRNWAVARTPKFENPLLPGLTELNPIVNRTGSDSSSLDNMLEILVGGGMDLFRALRMLVPPAWQNVETLDADLRAFYEFNSKHMEAWDGPAGLVIQDGRHAICMLDRNGLRPARWVITKNGYITLASEIGVWGYEPEDVVSKGRVGPGQILVVDTQTGKVLDTSDVSNHLKRMRPYRQWLRENSVRVQGSPELEEYLCDQGLKNDALKAAQKMFMVTFEERDQLLRPIAESGQEAVGSMGDDTPMAVLSRQVRHVSDYFRQQFAQVTNPPIDPLRESIVMSLETCFGREQNVFEQGPEHADRLIVSSPVLSNSKMHQIRTLGRAGYEIADIDLNYAETEGLQAAITRICEESAQAIRDGKTLLVLSDKKIREGYLPANAFMVTGAVHHHLMNAGLRTDANLVIETGFARDAHQFAVLLGFGATAIYPYLAYDVINDLIAKGELLGDPIYAQNNFRKGIEKGLLKVLSKMGISTVASYRGGQLFEAVGLSNEVVDTCFAGVPSRIQGATFVDLENDQKQLADIAWKNRKPIDQGGLLKFVFGKEYHAFNPDVINSLHKAVRSGNYADFKEYAELVNTRPIATIRDLFKLKTENSIPVEQVESVEDILPRFDSAGMSLGALSPEAHEAIAIAMNTIGGRSNSGEGGEDPARYGTIRNSKIKQIASGRFGVTPAYLTSAEVLQIKVAQGAKPGEGGQLPGGKVNGLIARLRYSVPGVTLISPPPHHDIYSIEDLSQLIFDLKQVNPQAMVSVKLVSEPGVGTIAAGVAKAYADFITISGYDGGTAASPLSSIHHAGSPWELGLSEAHQALRVNDLRGKVRVQTDGGLKTGLDVVKAAILGAESFGFGSTPMIALGCKYLRICHLNNCATGVATQQDHLRQEHYIGEPQMLINFFTFIAEETREWLAALGVSSLKDLIGRTDLLEVLPGETEKHGHLDLSKLLESHPAAEGKAQYCQVEGNAPFDKGVLAEKMVAEILPAIEEGTGGEYYFSIGNCDRSIGARLSGEIARRYGNLSMEAHPVKVNLNGTAGQSLGVWNAGGLHIKLEGDANDYVGKGMAGGRISIFPPKGSPFQTQNTAIIGNTCLYGATGGKLFAAGTAGERFAVRNSGAFAVIEGAGDHCCEYMTGGIVTVLGKVGHNFGAGMTGGFAYVLDLDNDFVDHYNHELIELNRISTEAMEEHKSFLGRILDEHIQETGSAWAYKIRNEFDFYSRKFWLVKPKAANLQTLLKTTQADPQ